A window of Quercus robur chromosome 12, dhQueRobu3.1, whole genome shotgun sequence genomic DNA:
GTGACGGTGCTTGGATTTCTCAGCcatgtttcattttctttaattttcccCTTCATAGTGGTGTGGTGGCttcggtgtttttttttttttttttttttttttttttttctccagaaGTGACTCCATTGGCTTTCGTGGTGGCATGTGTGGTGGGGTGGGGGTAGAGCCGTGGAGGTTTGGTTTGAACGTGAGGAGGAGGGttgtgttttgaattttgattttgttttgaatttgatattaTAAGCTGTTATTGTATGCGGGTGCTTAATATTCATATTTTGGTAAAGTGCTAACATGGCACTATCTCATTGGAAGGCATAAATACTTGGGTTTACGCCAAGTCTTGACTGAATTTAAACTCTTTATAAAATTGTGATGACATAAATTCACCCAAAAAAGTCACCTCGGAAATTGTATATTATGATCATCCTCTCCATTCCActcattaaaattatatattattaatctaTTTTGctgtaaaattttgaataacatAACAGTCAGTacatttttagatttataaaatCTAACATAAACCATGTAATTAATCCATTTCCGGATATCGTAGTACCAATATATTTACTTGTATGAATTTTTATCGTAATTTTGATATTGATTATGCAATTTCTATGTGCAGATGAGAGTTATTTGACAAATGGGCATTTAGATACAATCATAGATTGGATTCCAGGCATGAAAGGCATCCGTTTGAGAGATCTTCCGAGCTTCATTGTAACCACGAACCCTGATGATGTTATGCTAAAATTTCCAATGGTTGAAGCCGAGAGAGCTCAGAGAGCTTCTGCTGTCATCTTAAATACTTTTGATGCTTTAGAGCATGAAGTATTAGAAGGACTTTCAACCATGTATCCTTCTATTTGCTCCATTGGCCCCCTACAACTTCTCGTAAATCAGATCCCTgataacaattataaattgattGGATCAAGCCtttggaaagaagaagaaaggtgtATCGAATGGCTAGACAAAAGAGAACCAAACTCTGTTGTTTATGTGAATTTTGGAAGCATCACTGTCATGACAAGCAACCAATTAATTGAGTTTTCTTGGGGACTAGCAAATAGCAAGCAAGCATTCTTGTGGATCATAAGGCCTGATCTTGTAAGAGGTGACTTGGCTGTTCTTCCTCCTGAGTTCTTAGAAGAGACTAAAGAAAGGGGCGTCTTAGCAAATTGGTGTTCTCAAGAAGAAGTTTTGAGTCATCCATCTATTGGTGGGTTCTTAACTCATAGTGGATGGAATTCCACACTTGAAAGCGTGTGTGGAGGAGTGCCAATGATCTCTTGGCCTTTTTTTGCCGACCAACAAACCAACTGTCGTTATACTTGCATTGAATGGGGCATAGGCATGGAGATAGTGAGTGATGCAAAGAGAGTTGAAATAGAGAGCCTTGTTAGAGAGCTGATGGCGGGAGAGAAGGGACAAAAGTTGAAGAAGAAAGCTATCGAATGGAAGAAATTGACAGAGGAAGCCACAGCCCCTACTGGGTCAT
This region includes:
- the LOC126710102 gene encoding 7-deoxyloganetin glucosyltransferase-like, which encodes MGSLSLTEKPHAVCVPYPAQGHINPMLKLAKILHYKGFHITFVNTEYNHKRLLKSRGPDSLNALPSFQFETIPDGLPESNIDATQDIPSLSASINKHCLAPFRNLLLKLNDTSSSHVPPVTCIVSDGVMSFTLDAAAELGIPDVLFWTTSACGFMGYAQYRHLIEKGLTPLKDESYLTNGHLDTIIDWIPGMKGIRLRDLPSFIVTTNPDDVMLKFPMVEAERAQRASAVILNTFDALEHEVLEGLSTMYPSICSIGPLQLLVNQIPDNNYKLIGSSLWKEEERCIEWLDKREPNSVVYVNFGSITVMTSNQLIEFSWGLANSKQAFLWIIRPDLVRGDLAVLPPEFLEETKERGVLANWCSQEEVLSHPSIGGFLTHSGWNSTLESVCGGVPMISWPFFADQQTNCRYTCIEWGIGMEIVSDAKRVEIESLVRELMAGEKGQKLKKKAIEWKKLTEEATAPTGSSFVNLDKIINQVLLASTN